A genomic segment from Blastococcus sp. PRF04-17 encodes:
- a CDS encoding amino acid ABC transporter permease, producing the protein MSFLADNFPLIRDAFLTTLSLAVASGLVALVLGTLLAAMRVSPIPALRVLSAFYVEVFRNTPLTVVFFFLVFGLVYIDLQFPSRFIAAVASLGLYTAAFVAEALRSGINAVPPGQAEAARAIGLDFRQSLTTVVLPQAFRTVVPRWATCGSPWRRTPPSPPASPSAT; encoded by the coding sequence ATGTCCTTCCTCGCCGACAACTTCCCGCTCATCCGGGACGCCTTCCTGACGACGCTCAGCCTGGCCGTCGCCAGCGGCCTGGTCGCCCTGGTCCTGGGCACGTTGCTCGCGGCGATGCGGGTCAGCCCCATCCCTGCGCTGCGCGTGCTCTCGGCGTTCTACGTCGAGGTGTTCCGGAACACGCCGCTCACCGTCGTGTTCTTCTTCCTGGTCTTCGGACTGGTCTACATCGACCTGCAGTTCCCGAGCCGGTTCATCGCCGCGGTCGCCTCGCTCGGCCTCTACACCGCCGCCTTCGTCGCCGAAGCGCTCCGCTCGGGCATCAACGCCGTGCCGCCGGGACAGGCCGAGGCGGCCAGGGCGATCGGTCTGGACTTCCGGCAGAGCCTCACGACGGTGGTCCTGCCCCAGGCCTTCCGCACCGTCGTCCCCCGCTGGGCAACGTGTGGATCGCCCTGGCGAAGAACACCTCCATCGCCGCCGGCTTCGCCGTCAGCGACCTGA
- a CDS encoding amino acid ABC transporter permease, with product MSTSSVLFDLPGPRARRRQRIGSVVGLVLVLAIVGLALWRLGINGQLDPARWAILFDTRTNVPQRLLEALVNTLEVAAVGMVAATVLGALLAVGRLSDHAWVRLPVSAVIEFFRAVPLLVLILFCFLYLPAIGIQTSAFGALALGLTLYNMAVLAEIIRAGILSVDRGQSEAAFALGMRKWQVMTFILVPQAVRRMLPVLIAQLVVLLKDSSLGFIVGYLELLRTSRSLVETLNFQFGPIYTFQLYVAAGLIYIVVNVLLSLLARWVERRTRRSAKVAAGDEEELPVDVQMGGGGGAVRPT from the coding sequence ATGAGCACCAGTTCGGTCCTCTTCGACCTCCCGGGCCCCCGTGCGCGGCGCCGCCAGCGAATCGGCAGCGTCGTCGGCCTGGTGCTGGTGCTGGCCATCGTCGGGCTGGCCCTGTGGCGGCTGGGGATCAACGGCCAGCTGGATCCGGCGCGCTGGGCGATCCTCTTCGACACCCGGACCAACGTGCCGCAGCGACTGCTGGAGGCGCTGGTCAACACCCTGGAGGTCGCCGCCGTCGGCATGGTCGCCGCCACCGTCCTCGGCGCCCTGCTCGCCGTCGGGCGGCTCTCCGACCACGCGTGGGTCCGGCTGCCGGTCAGCGCCGTGATCGAGTTCTTCCGGGCCGTCCCGCTGCTGGTGCTGATCCTCTTCTGCTTCCTGTACCTGCCCGCCATCGGCATCCAGACCAGTGCCTTCGGGGCACTCGCCCTCGGGCTGACGCTCTACAACATGGCGGTCCTGGCCGAGATCATCCGGGCCGGGATCCTGTCGGTGGACCGCGGGCAGAGCGAGGCCGCCTTCGCACTCGGCATGCGCAAGTGGCAGGTGATGACGTTCATCCTGGTTCCGCAGGCGGTGCGCCGGATGCTGCCGGTGCTCATCGCCCAGCTCGTCGTGCTGCTCAAGGACAGCTCCCTGGGCTTCATCGTGGGTTACCTGGAGCTGCTGCGGACCTCGCGGAGCCTGGTGGAGACGCTCAACTTCCAGTTCGGCCCCATCTACACCTTCCAGCTCTACGTCGCGGCCGGGCTGATCTACATCGTGGTGAACGTGCTGCTGTCGTTGCTGGCCAGGTGGGTCGAGCGCCGCACCCGGCGGAGC